The Bombus affinis isolate iyBomAffi1 chromosome 15, iyBomAffi1.2, whole genome shotgun sequence DNA segment ttatgtatacttatatattgcatcaataaaatatattagtgaagtataattaatatttaagtaATCAGAAAAATTGTACCTCTTGAAAATGGTTCCCCACTCAAAGAATTTCTTTTAGTGGATACAGAATGAGCAGCAGCTTCTAATGCATTTTTTCTTGCATTTACTAATTTATCCTCGCGGTTAATTAAAAAGAGTCGTGCTTGTTCGACcaatatatctatattattgtGTTGTGAAAGAAATTGAtctattttatgttttaaaGATGCAAGTACCTGATGAAAGATGAAGTTTtttttataatcttatacaCTATTTGTGAATATGtacataataaaaatatgtatataattacaAACCTGAAAAAGTGATCTAATACTGGGTTGAAATACTAGAGAATGATTTAAGAGAAATGATTGTAACAAAGGCTGAGGATATATTGCTAATCTGCTGATAAGACCAGTTAGATGTAAATTAACATATAAATTATTACTTGTCATACATTCGAGTTTTCGTAAAAGAACATCCAAAAATATACCGACATTCGGTTGTCCATTAAATACATCTTGACGGTAATTTTCTTTACTTTGTTTATTCGCTGTTAATTCTTCTGGTGCAATTGAACTTGATTCTATGATGCTATGAAGAGATAATATACCTTGTTCTTTGTTTGATTCAATTTCTATTTCGTCGTGTTCGCTTATTCGATCTTCGCTAGGTTCATTATCTGGAGTTGACTGCGATGAACCTTTAAATGCGAAGCTTTCGTAGCCGCTACTTTCCCCTAACGATAAAAGTGAATTCATGGTGGTGTTTGAATCGTCATTACTGCTATCAAATTCCTTTTTATCTATTAATGACATTTCTTTAACAGAATCTGATATTCCGATATCTTCATTTAACAATTCAGCAATATCTGCATCTAATTTTGCTTGTTCTTCTAATGATAACTCTATACCTGTTGCCATAAGGGATTCTATTTTTAACTCTTTCTCTATTGTATTTAAATCCTTCCCATCTAGCAAAGATATGTTAACTAGCATGTTATCTATTGATGAgttttcaataatttcattaaaaaccgTTGGTTGCTTTACTGTCTCTAATGATAAAGCTTTATTTGTTTCAGTTTTCTTCTGAGATTGATCTAATAATGTATTGTCATCTATTAAAGTAGTCGCACTGCTTGTAGTACTATCTTTTGGTAATTCTCCATTGTATTGATATGACCAAGTAGAACAAGCAATTCGGCAAGCTCTTATTTTTTGTCGAGCGTCACATAAATACGCATGATAATTTCCATAAAGGCTGTCTGATAATCTGACGCCATAATTTATAGATGCTGGCAATGACTTCAAAGATTCAGATGtagcatttgaatatttttcatatgTTGTATTGTTAGGTAAAGAATTGAATTGAGAATTTATAGATGCAAATGGCGAGCAACAACTTGGTGTCAAAGACAAAAACTTCTCAGCTGCACGTCCAAAAGGATCAATATCTCTTAACCTTCTACGTTGGGAGAGCATTACATGAGAACAAGGACTTAATGCACCCAGACATAATTCTAGCATAATGTCTTCacaatttaaattaatcaaAGTTTCAAATAGTCCCAATGTTACTATACATAACTAAAACaaagaattgaaaaatttttatgatcttttattatttattatacttacTAAAAGTTATCAACATTGTCATcttttataatatgtaataaaaataaaatatatacccGTGACCTAGAAGATATCCTTTGAATAAGACTATCCAGTATTCTGCATTCATCATAATTATCTTCGAGTAAAAATCTAACGAACGAACGTAAGAGACCAGGTTCAGTTACAGAACGaagaaataaatcaaaataaGCTGTGGCTGCAACTAATTCATCCACTGTTGTCTGTAATATTAGAAAATTACTTACCTATGATTTtgcgtatatatatgtcgggttggcgttacgattagagttagggttaagggcgtaaacgaatccctattgacactagacgtgatcactatgcaatagaggagatatttactagtgcaaacatgaccatgttggaattggacaagtaatcgcgataatttgatactcgagaagctaatgacaatgatcttaggctcaataacgaatccacggtcaacgggatgacgaactctactcttctttagcgtctaagttgtactcaatgttaatgcatggggccatcactacgtatccgagagttacttgaatcgtcgtcgagatcgtaccggatagtcgctctccgtctcgacgatgccgtcgaggaaaactataatgggtgggtctaaggacatgagatcctcggattcgtcaaagaaagctttcgttccaaaggtgagggaaattagcgctgttgctaattggtcgatctccatatcggcgttttgaaagagatgctggccgcccttgaggggaggttgttgacgggggcatcgttcgtggaagataggcttctcctatcgtcccgtagttgcaacaaggactgtttgtctaaatgaagaactttgcttgactaaatcttaagatttattgcgggtcctcaagttagctaaacatactgcggaggtatattgacatctggagatcatcttacccgaaggataggatctgcgtgtggcgagccacggaacagaaacctttgaaatatttactgccacgtgtcgctacggctatttctttaaaggagaggtatagagttactctgtgcctttgttagataaaacgttcatcccttgaccgcggctacgttcggcgactggttgtcgcctcgagcccaagctcactatcataaacctcgaacaatcggagcgacatttgtttaatctaaattacgacattacggtattcccgagaatccaaggagaggttccggtgtttttccatctccgacacggccattctgactatcacacgtcctcgggtgcagcTACAAGGttgagtctttctaacattaggttcggtacaattagcatgtctacaatttaacttaatgtctaaataagctgagggtccggtgtaacaacaaaattttgttcggaggtttgacaacaaaaggaatagaagagcacatgaattagtaacgttgtaattagtattggaagtgctagttgcatcctgtgggttatcagtcgggtcataacggcgaaatggaccagtctcgatttcgcaccccaatggatctcgtttttctagatcgcacgaccgcaccaaacttcgtaacactatagctcatggtgcgcgtgaacacatcacttgccccttagtcgagcttcataacactatagctcatggtgctcgtgaacacatcacttgcccctttaccaagcttcataactctataactcatggtgcgcgtgaacacatcacttgcccatttaccaagcttcataactctatagctcatggtgcgcgtgaacacatcacttgcccatttaccaagcttcataacgtactccgtaaggtgctacggtctttgtgctaaggatcttccgagatcgaggtgctcatgtcgtcgtggtcactgttattgccgtcactaccgacgtccaactcagcgggaacgcgactgtccggcatttttcttaatctgtcgtgactgtttttatacgatcgtttgccgtctagcgtttttaaaatatatctatctcgttccaaaatctcggttattacgaatggaccccttgaattttggctctagcttggtttggtttcttttctcattttttttgcgtagtacgaaatcgccgaggttaaacctaaccactttagctttgtttctatcaaaactttctttgttgtactgggctttactctctatgttctatacagcctgctgtcttacatcagggatatcgacttccttttcttcgatattgtcgggtagtaataggtcgtacggtctcgctgttctaccgattagtagttgtaaagggctcgaattagtcacgcggttggtggtgcagttcaacgctagctgtatttccccaatcgcgtcttgccacggccgcccggtcgtttctactgtcgtgaacgtattttcaatgtacgcataacacgctctacctgtctattggctctatcatcggtcgctgTCGGGTGAACTtgaattcgtttgctttcgcagaattctcgaaattcattacctttagaacatctttcctgatctgctattatccggcagggacttccgaataaaatatagcgggtttaagcgctttaatggtgttacggaaatctatcttacgagtacgatgcaggtatacgaatttagtgaacacatcgatcaaaacaatgacgtacttctttgaatcgcttttaccactcaacttgcctgttatgtccatgtggaccgtatgccagggtatgctggtcttaggtataggatgtagttcggcttgtatcttacctgaactagctttcgaaacttgacaagcatgacagttctcaatgaatcggcgaacgtacttcgccatcccttcgaaccagtaatactcgtacagtctctcgagcgttttctcccaacctaagtgcataattgactggtgcacatagttaataacagactatctaaaacctcttaggactataggtaaacagagagtcctgccttttctttgtatcctacggtaaagagtaccggaccgtaattcgtatgtattcgcgatgtcttccgcgagctcatcgttttgcaatttcttgacgattcccaaggtttgagaatcacgacgttgttcggctaatcgccagtattccgatatttcggccagattgatttctttctccgcaattttatcaattttacggtggtctaaatctacggggtttcgcgagaagaaatctacgtgggctgtccgtttactttccagatacataatgtcaaaaaacaaaagtctgcaagtaggcccatcaccgatggtccctgtcatttaaatgtactttgttactcgacgctttcgacgagtcgcaatccgtgacgacaagaaattcccgcccatgtagatagtgacggaaacgctcgactgcgtttacgactgctaacgtctctagttcgtaggaattatacctagattctgcgagggtagttcttttactgtaatactctattactttgcctttaccttcgacttgatgcgtcaaaatcgccccgtaactctctccgagctagcgtcagtatgtagttctatcgggtaattggggtcgaatatcattaacaccggcgcgtcggtcagggcggaaactgcctgttgtcttattttctcgtgcctatctgtccaagttatatttctgttattcgagatgagcgcatacaggggtttcattacctgtgagaatttagggatgaactttcggaagtacgaagctaaccctatgaactgcctgaactgtgtgacggctgttggcacaggaaaaagcttaaggtgtgtattttacccgggttcggacgaacttcttcgttatgaattacatatctcaaacagagcaccgatgtctttagaaaagaacagttcgcaatgttaacagagaatcctgcttttacgagggtatctaatacggtgttcaatcttcctaaagcttgatctatcgagtcggcaataattagaacgttatcgaaataaataacaacgtacgaatgagcgaggtcgcctagggccttgcgaatggccctccgaaagacggacggcgcaatttttcagttcaaacggcatcgttatctactcatattgtctgtcgggagtaacgaacgctgtatactccgctgaattaggataagtaggaatttggtgaaacccgctggccatatccaggctaataaaatatctcgcctcttgcaatctcgcgacttgatccgcaataaggagtaaagggtaccgatccgcgacggtactttgatttagttctcggggatccactcataatctatctgagccgtgttcttcttcacgagttacgtagggctcgcgaatggcgaattactaggccttatgatctttgctttaattaaaacgcttattttctcacgtaccgctcttcggtcctcctcgctaaatctataaggacttcctcgtacggtgatgttaggatcaattaatcgtatttctaaccggcctgtatttacgcgaatacgtagggaatccgtaacgaatgaatctttgaatttgtcgagaagagaaattgatcgacttttattattaccatgtacatcaatgtcagcttcattaacgacgatctcgtttgcagtggtttccttacagacattaattatttttgttctacacatagcgaggctattttgtgtaatgttacgtcaaaacccagacttagagttccacaactaatcgcgatatcatattttagataactatcagcaaggacatgagaaattatcttcgatgtaaaaatcattaatacacacgatgaacaaatgggaggcgtatgtttaatacaagtatttcctgctcctcgcattactaatatgtcagtcattcttttgccagaaatctcgaggtcacggactctttaattagtgaacgctcggctcccgaatcggagtaaaaatggaaacgactcacccagatgacttgatctacccgatgatgcttccagtacgtagaagtcgactcgccactcgttattgaaattatggttttctttcataatcaggttaacagttacgccccgtgcagcggggtcggaacgtgcgattttaagggttaaaacgtggtagcgaaaacttgttaggtttcacactcgattttgcactagcgactgggttactcgcgcacgatggtcgtaagttctagcactgttataatcggcactgatcccacttctgatgtcgggttggcgttacgattagagttagggttaagggcgtaaacgaatccctattgacactagacgtgatcactatgcaatagaggagatatttactagtgcaaacatgaccatgttggaattggacaagtaatcgcgataatttgatactcgagaagctaatgacaatgatcttaggctcaataacgaatccacggtcaacgggatgacgaactctactcttctttagcgtctaagttgtactcaatgttaatgcatggggccatcactacgtatccgagagttacttgaatcgtcgtcgagatcgtaccggatagtcgctctccgtctcgacgatgccgtcgaggaaaactataatgggtgggtctaaggacatgagatcctcggattcgtcaaagaaagctttcgttccaaaggtgagggaaattagcgctgttgctaattggtcgatctccatatcggcgttttgaaagagatgctggccgcccttgaggggaggttgttgacgggggcatcgttcgtggaagataggcttctcctatcgtcccgtagttgcaacaaggactgtttgtctaaatgaagaactttgcttgactaaatcttaagatttattgcgggtcctcaagttagctaaacatactgcggaggtatattgacatctggagatcatcttacccgaaggataggatctgcgtgtggcgagccacggaacagaaacctttgaaatatttactgccacgtgtcgctacggctatttctttaaaggagaggtatagagttactctgtgcctttgttagataaaacgttcatcccttgaccgcggctacgttcggcgactggttgtcgcctcgagcccaagctcactatcataaacctcgaacaatcggagcgacatttgtttaatctaaattacgacattacggtattcccgagaatccaaggagaggttccggtgtttttccatctccgacatatatatactttATCATAACTTaactaaaaattaaataataattttaaacaattaacaattaacaatttttaagaactttttaaaatatgtaaatgtcattaagaatttataattcatgaataagcaattattaataaaactgctaCAATTCTATTTAATATGTCTagattttaatattcaaattttattttgtgGTAAAAGAAGGATATTAGCATTTATAGATAAACATTATCTAAAACACACAAAAACTTCAAAAATAGTTAAACAAACTCAtactaatattaatttaaaatagtttcaagctacatatttttattacgaaaacAAATTAAGCATAAAgcataaaatatgaaacaaagacAGAAAACAAAAGCATAAAAAGCATAacatatttaaatttgaaaaaatttaatcattgtaatttggaaaatttatgtataaaaaatataaattttatgaatAAGATATATTTCAAGTATTTTATGTAAAGTCATTAAACATAAGATTTTAGGtatactttataatataattcatATGGTTTATAGGTAGTTTATAAAAGCTTTATGTATTAAATGTTTATTATAACTATTTGTAAGTATAGAATGTCAGTAAAAGCTTAAGCCTGcactaatattatattattatttatataataaaaatcacGTAATATCAAGAAGGTATTAAAACTTCCTAGAAGTATTAAAACTAATATTAAGAAAATTGAACAAGTTTACTACACTAACTGCAGTGTTTTGTACTAACCCAATGTTCTTGTGCATCTAGCTGTTCTATGGTCAAACCAACAGAATCCTGAGCACCATAAACATGTCACCGGATAGCCACCAACAACCATATCATAACATAAATGATTCGAACTTTATATTAGCATTATTATTAATACTTAATTAGTACTAGgtattaatatttacatttaccATCACCACATTGACAATGTTATATGCATTTAATAACACATCTATATGTACCTATAAGAATCTATTAAACAGGAAATATTAATAAACTTTACGTACAATTCCAATTACCAATTATTATGTATTTAATGTTTTTAAATAACTAAGCAGGATATTAAAATAAGATGAAATAATTGAAATCATTGTAAAATTGAGTAAAAACCAGGAAAAAGTCATGTGATTAGCATACTtcagtatttaaaaaaaattaatttatgaaaaagagagaggaagtattgtatatatgtatgtttaataataacaatttacTAACCATATTCTATTTTCAAATAAACAAGTTGCAAGTACCTTCTTTCACCACACATACATGTAAAGTAAGAAAGATATTGCAATGTATTATAAACAAAAAAAGTATATGATAATtatctattataataataaaataaatacacatatttaaatttctaataTAAGTTTATAAGCCATTTGCAGAATGACGCatttcatttaaattaaaaaGGTAAGCAGATGTTTTCATTTACACAAATaataagatatatatgtatgtatattatattcacCTGTAACAAAGCTGGTCCCATCACAGGTACCAAAAAGccatgatataaaaattcaagtaACTGTTTTTGTACCAAAGGATGTGCGACTTGTGCAACAGCATTACAAAAGTCTAAAGAATTCATTAAGTGCATCAATGCTGGTAAATCATTAACATCATCTGGTGTTAACCGATGCCAATCATCTGTTTCAATATCTAATTTCCTTGGTAACAATGAATATAGCCCGCTTAAACCTGTAGCTAATacctaattattaaataaataaaaacttcaTTAGTACTTAGGTACATAACAATATAGCATATGAatacataataattataaattacgtTTATGTAAAACTTATCGCAATTAGTATTATCTCTTATTAgtcattattttctttttttacataaatttaatttattacaaagattACATACAGGACATATATTAGAATGATCAGCAATGTAGATGCCAACTTCATCATTTTTTTTTGAAAGAGACATACAGAGTAACATGGAATCACGTGCTTGTTGTCCTACTCCACCTTCTCTGTGCACATATGGTATCAgtaatgtaaaaataataaatctagAAAAATTAACGTATATCATTAAATATACATTACGCAATATACGCATAATGTTCTGTATAAATATGTTTGTAATATTCTACCAACTTGTTTTTTCCTATTGCTGTTGGATGAAAAAATAAGTCAAGTAATGCCATGTTTTGCATTAAAGCAACACATAATTGATTTAATAACACTACTAATTTTTCTTCTACTTCTAATGGCATAATATCATTTGCACAATCTTCAAGTAATCGTAACAATGGTCTGGCAACTGGTTCATGGGCAAGAAGAGTACCGCTATGTGATACTAAAAGTTCATATAGCTTTAATTGTTCTAAACGAACAGCATTATTAAATCTGCAAAATTACATACAATACAACATACAATACATATATTACAACacacaatattatttttatattaaataatgtcAAAACAcaaatttttatgatttttaatcAAAGGATCTCTACCTTCCACTATGTTTATTCCAATCGTAAAGTTTAACAAGGAGGTTTTCACTTAATAAATGCTCCAAACAAGGAGAGTGTGTTGCTGTTGTAGATTGTCGATAATTATTGTAAAAGTTAAAATCACGTAATTCTAAAACTAAAAGAGTTACCATCTGATCTACATGATTAACAACTCCAAGAACATCATCTTGATTACATATTCCTTTCGGCGGCtgtacaaatataataaaatacttaaTTACAATCCTTTCTAATTTATTACGATAATATCAAAAAGCGGAAAATACTACAGTTACAAAAATCGTTTGGAAAACTTTCGAATCTTTACTTTTTAAGCTAATGCTATGTTTTAAAAATTGAACTTACAGATGTACGTAAAATGATTTCGTACGCTTGTTGCCAATGTTTACAAAAACTGTCATAGCATGCTGACGGGTCAGCATCTTTTGGCGGAGAATCTCTTGAACGTTGCTTAGTGAAACTAGTTCTCAAGGGGCTACTTCGTAACCAGCTCATTTTTTCGctctatattttatttacttccACGTTCATCAGAAACCTGATTTCACGCATCCTTTCTCTTCGAAATCTCTCATATTACTAACTGGCATAAAAATAAAGTATTCGTCTATCTTCCTCAGTTTCCACTAACCAAGTTTTTCTGTCAAAATTGTCCTACTTATTGAGATAATCGCCCATCTACGCAGCAAGGACACAGTGATAATACAAACTGCATATTTATTATGCGACTTGCGCATTACGAATACTTTGCTAACGCGTGTCAGCGTTATATTATGTCAAATATTTTGTTTGTTTGATAACCAGCAACTAATCACTCCTGTATTATTATGTTAGCCCATTAAGAAATCGCCATATTTATTCAACTAAGGTTTAGAGATTAATTTtaactttttttcatttttcctatTTTTCCAGATTTATTTGAGGTACGTCCATGTTTATACTTCTCAATGCAATGCGTTTTGTCCAGTTTGCATTTTAGAACCATTTcgaaaatttgtattatttaacaaGAAATCAGGAATCTTTATGTATCTCCCCAAGATAGTGATTTTCatcttaaaattttataaaatataacaaaaaattTCTGTTtgacttatatattatataacgattaaaatatagatattaattaaaacaaatgaTGTACTTACATACTTAAGCTTTATTAAGTATAAAGAATTAAATCTCGAACATAGTAATATGACAGATGTGTGTAaagaaatatatgtaaataaggTATTGTTTAATTTAACCAAAAAAATAGTGTATTCATTTTACATTATGAcaaagtaatgcaatatattaaTATTCACAGTTTCTACTCTGTATTAGAATGATATATGGTCAATTTAATGTTATAGCTGTCACGAATTTTAAATGTTAATATGTATAAAATCTggagatattaaaaaatatgaaaataattaaaatatgaagtaaaatatgaaattaattttattaaaaagaaataaaaattctcgaaaatttaaaaaacaatatGGTCACATAACTATATCACAATCACAATGAGAACCGTGGGCATTGTATATTTAAAAGATTAACAGTTTTATGACttaaaaagttttaattttattattttcgatataaaggaataaaactaaaaaataaatgtTAGAATAACTAAATAGATTTATTTTGTTAATTATTCTATAATTAGCATATTACTATATTTAATTGTTTTTGTACGTTAATTGTAACTTAACCTCAATCTTTTATTCTGTTTCAGTACTGAATAACTTTATGTCTGAGTCTTATGTGTAAGAAATATTACTAAACATATAATCAGAAATgtccaaatttctatttaaatcaattagattatttttaattaagaatAACAGTAACGTAAATCAGTATGTTCAAAATTTTAGTAAAAGTTGTATAAATCATGCAGAtgaggagaaaaagaaaggaaagactaCAAGGATTCCCAAAATTACACTTATACATACAGATAAATCTGTTTCTGTCATTTCATTAGAGAACGCAGAAAAATTAGCTAAAAGACGAAATCTTGAGTTAGTACATGTATCAGATACATCTAAAAGTGGTAGAAGTGTGTATGAACTTGTAAGTTCTTCAAAGATTGATGAGATGACAAACAATGTAAAAGTATGTAAAGATGAACAGAAGATAAAGTCTATTAAGATATTTACTATAAAACAGAATATTATGAATTATGatttaaatgtaaaaattaataatattaacaaaacgttaaaaaaaaattataaggcTAAAATATTGTTTTCCCACCCTAACGGGCCTCAAGTAAGGAAAGCATTAATTGCAACTATCTATGTTGTTTATAAGAGCTTGTATtcaaaatatttgaattattaataataagttAAATtgcattaatttaaaaaattaattggtATTCAGCTTTAATacaatatcattaattttataggaagaggtgataaaagaaattaaaaaaaagatacgGGGATTTATCTCAGGAACACAGAAGAACAAAGATAGTACTATACTTATATATACTCCTTTATTAAAAGatgaaaatatttcttcaaaggAAGATGTTAATGATAAGTAATGTACTGAAAAAGtgggaaaattaataaaatctttcattattttatatgacagtatattctaataaatgataaattaaaatttattgtatCATATATGGATCTGTCTTGTAAAATTGTGTaacataaatgaatattatatacataggacaaactaaaatatataatatagtaattttcaattat contains these protein-coding regions:
- the LOC126925111 gene encoding FHIP family protein AAEL005291-like isoform X2; the protein is MSWLRSSPLRTSFTKQRSRDSPPKDADPSACYDSFCKHWQQAYEIILRTSPPKGICNQDDVLGVVNHVDQMVTLLVLELRDFNFYNNYRQSTTATHSPCLEHLLSENLLVKLYDWNKHSGRFNNAVRLEQLKLYELLVSHSGTLLAHEPVARPLLRLLEDCANDIMPLEVEEKLVVLLNQLCVALMQNMALLDLFFHPTAIGKNKFIIFTLLIPYVHREGGVGQQARDSMLLCMSLSKKNDEVGIYIADHSNICPVLATGLSGLYSLLPRKLDIETDDWHRLTPDDVNDLPALMHLMNSLDFCNAVAQVAHPLVQKQLLEFLYHGFLVPVMGPALLQDSVGLTIEQLDAQEHWTTVDELVAATAYFDLFLRSVTEPGLLRSFVRFLLEDNYDECRILDSLIQRISSRSRLCIVTLGLFETLINLNCEDIMLELCLGALSPCSHVMLSQRRRLRDIDPFGRAAEKFLSLTPSCCSPFASINSQFNSLPNNTTYEKYSNATSESLKSLPASINYGVRLSDSLYGNYHAYLCDARQKIRACRIACSTWSYQYNGELPKDSTTSSATTLIDDNTLLDQSQKKTETNKALSLETVKQPTVFNEIIENSSIDNMLVNISLLDGKDLNTIEKELKIESLMATGIELSLEEQAKLDADIAELLNEDIGISDSVKEMSLIDKKEFDSSNDDSNTTMNSLLSLGESSGYESFAFKGSSQSTPDNEPSEDRISEHDEIEIESNKEQGILSLHSIIESSSIAPEELTANKQSKENYRQDVFNGQPNVGIFLDVLLRKLECMTSNNLYVNLHLTGLISRLAIYPQPLLQSFLLNHSLVFQPSIRSLFQVLASLKHKIDQFLSQHNNIDILVEQARLFLINREDKLVNARKNALEAAAHSVSTKRNSLSGEPFSRGENKRWSLTSSFTQMLRRSSGSSGPSSLNNTVNQSTGISENQLEAIGHGSGYRYYTKTSWESPNEVSPVQNVVLCAVVLDEWLKELAAITQEHAIISLTNNLEFKV
- the LOC126925111 gene encoding FHIP family protein CPIJ015043-like isoform X4 — translated: MPLEVEEKLVVLLNQLCVALMQNMALLDLFFHPTAIGKNKFIIFTLLIPYVHREGGVGQQARDSMLLCMSLSKKNDEVGIYIADHSNICPVLATGLSGLYSLLPRKLDIETDDWHRLTPDDVNDLPALMHLMNSLDFCNAVAQVAHPLVQKQLLEFLYHGFLVPVMGPALLQDSVGLTIEQLDAQEHWTTVDELVAATAYFDLFLRSVTEPGLLRSFVRFLLEDNYDECRILDSLIQRISSRSRLCIVTLGLFETLINLNCEDIMLELCLGALSPCSHVMLSQRRRLRDIDPFGRAAEKFLSLTPSCCSPFASINSQFNSLPNNTTYEKYSNATSESLKSLPASINYGVRLSDSLYGNYHAYLCDARQKIRACRIACSTWSYQYNGELPKDSTTSSATTLIDDNTLLDQSQKKTETNKALSLETVKQPTVFNEIIENSSIDNMLVNISLLDGKDLNTIEKELKIESLMATGIELSLEEQAKLDADIAELLNEDIGISDSVKEMSLIDKKEFDSSNDDSNTTMNSLLSLGESSGYESFAFKGSSQSTPDNEPSEDRISEHDEIEIESNKEQGILSLHSIIESSSIAPEELTANKQSKENYRQDVFNGQPNVGIFLDVLLRKLECMTSNNLYVNLHLTGLISRLAIYPQPLLQSFLLNHSLVFQPSIRSLFQVLASLKHKIDQFLSQHNNIDILVEQARLFLINREDKLVNARKNALEAAAHSVSTKRNSLSGEPFSRVFKRCENKRWSLTSSFTQMLRRSSGSSGPSSLNNTVNQSTGISENQLEAIGHGSGYRYYTKTSWESPNEVSPVQNVVLCAVVLDEWLKELAAITQEHAIISLTNNLEFKV